A window from Salvia miltiorrhiza cultivar Shanhuang (shh) chromosome 2, IMPLAD_Smil_shh, whole genome shotgun sequence encodes these proteins:
- the LOC131008055 gene encoding receptor kinase-like protein Xa21 produces MSIPSTIGNLQNLVSLSLARNGLEGSIPVSIENMISLVTLDFSYNNISGSVPKSLQALQYLIYFNVSFNALSGEIPSGGPFVNFTMESFIGNEALCGIPRLNIMIDVAMALGYLHLGYSTPTVHCLKPSNILLDEEMVAHVSDFGVSKLLGNEESIVLTNTLATLGYNAPDDLNEDDCTGWADNSSTDCIEITETATLAALRKLR; encoded by the exons ATGTCTATCCCAAGCACGATTGGTAATTTGCAGAATTTGGTTAGTCTATCTTTGGCACGTAATGGACTTGAAGGTTCAATTCCAGTGTCCATTGAGAACATGATTAGCTTGGTTACTCTTGATTTCTCCTACAATAACATTTCTGGTTCAGTGCCAAAATCTTTGCAAGCACTTCAATACCTCATCTACTTCAATGTTTCTTTCAACGctctaagtggagaaattcccaGTGGTGGTCCTTTTGTGAACTTCACAATGGAGTCCTTCATAGGCAATGAAGCACTATGTGGAATTCCAAG GTTGAACATAATGATTGATGTGGCTATGGCATTGGGGTATCTTCACCTTGGCTATTCCACTCCAACTGTACATTGCTTGAAGCCAAGTAACATCTTGTTAGATGAAGAAATGGTAGCTCATGTGAGCGATTTTGGTGTATCAAAACTATTGGGCAACGAGGAGAGTATTGTTCTAACAAACACTCTAGCGACATTGGGTTACAATGCTCCAG ATGACTTAAATGAAGATGACTGCACAGGTTGGGCTGATAATTCGAGCACTGATTGTATCGAGATAACTGAGACAGCCACATTGGctgcgctgagaaagctcagataa